The following is a genomic window from Leptolyngbya sp. FACHB-261.
AGGAGAAGTGGCAATTGCCGACCTGCCAGCGAAGCTCGCTCGGCAGATTACTTGCTCTTTGGTGATGCTGGGTGAACCCCACCACCTGCATCTAGAGGAGACAAGAGCGGCTGTGCCCGTAGATGAGCAACCAATGCCCATAGGCCCAGACGGTAGCTCTCGGCGCCGAAGCCGCTGATCTGTCCAACAGCTACAGGCGCGATGTAGGAGTGATGGCGGAAAGCCTCCCGACGGTAAACATTACTGAGATGGACTTCTACCGTCGGCAGAGCAACCGCAGCAATCGCGTCGCGCAGAGCCACACTAGTGTGGGTATAGGCAGCAGGATTAATTAGAATTCCTTGACACTGACCCAAAGCAGTGTGAATAGCATCAACCAGGGTTCCCTCTGAATTCGACTGAAAACACTGAAGCCTAACCCCTAAGCTCTTGGCCTCTGCTTCTAGCAGAGCGTCAATTTGCGCCAGGGTCAGGCTTCCATAGTGCTCAGGCTCACGCTTACCCAACAGGTTGAGGTTGGGACCGTGCAAAACCAGGATCTGTAACAAGGACGTTAGCGACGATCGCGATTACGCACTGGCACGGGAATCGGCTCCGCTTCAGGTTGCCCAGTGGGCCCCAGCAAGATCTCAATCAGGCGCTCAACCCACTCGCGAATCTTTTCCAGTACCTTTTCAACCTGCTCCATCTCAACCAAAGGCTCCTTCTCTAACGTTTAACCCTTGCTTCAAACGTGTTACAGAAATTTTTAGCGGATATTTATCGGTAAACCTGAGATCCACTTCCCTAGCTTAACCTGGATCCGGATTTGCGCGAACATTTAATAATTTTCTTCTCAGAAGGTCGAGGGCAGAGCAGGCACCAACCTGGCGAATCCAGCTTCGTTCTCGACTGCTACCGAATTGATACTCCTGCGTTTGAACACTGCCATCCGGCGCTGCAAGACCTATATATACCAAGCCAACTGGTTTAGCTGGAGTGCCGCCGCCAGGTCCAGCAATCCCTGTGATCCCCAACCCCCAATCTGAACCTGTACAAGCGCGCGCCCCTTGGGCCATTTGAGCAGCAACAGGGGCGCTTACAGCACCGTGAGATTCTAAATCTGCCGAGCTTACGTTCAGCAATTCAGCCTTGATCTGGTTGTCATAGGAGATCACGCCACCTCTAAAGTAAGCTGAACTTCCAGGAACATCGGTGAGCATTTGCCCTAGCAGCCCTCCCGTACAAGATTCAGCTACCCCCAAAGTTTGGCCTAGATTTGATAGCTGATTGCCAACTACCGAAGCCAGGGAATCGTCATCAACTCCATAGCAATAGTCTCCGGTACGGGCACGGATCTGCTGCTCTATCGGTTCCAACAGTTGCTGAGCAACGATTTGATCCGGCGCACGGGCACTGAGACGTAAGCGGGCCTCGCCGAGATTGGCATAGGGAGCAACACTAGGATTTGCAGATTTCAGTAAGTCCTCTAGCCGTTCTGCTAAGGCAGACTCACCAATGCCCCAAAAGCGTAGTACACGGGAGTAAATAATTTCCTGGCCCCAGCCTTGAGTACGCAGGTAGGCAATCGCTGTCTCCTGCCACATGGCATATAGCTCAGAGGGGACCCCTGGAAACGTCAAAATGGTTAACCCTGTGCGTGGCTGCCAGATCATACCTGGAGCATTACCAACTGGATTGGGCAAAATCTCGGCCCCAACTGGCAATAAGGCTTGCTTGCGATTGCTGGGAGAAGGCACGATCCCCCGCAATTGAAACTTTTGGTTAATGTCTTCCCAAACCTCAAGTCGCTCGGCCAACGGAGCTTCGAAAAAATCCGATAGGGTTTCAGTCGTCAGATCATCAGGGGTAGGCCCCAAACCGCCAGTGGTAATAATCAGCTGCGAACGTTCACAAGCAATGGCTAAGGCTTTTTTGAGGCGAATGGGATTGTCACCCACCACAGTTTGGTAGTAGTGGGGAATGCCTAAGTTCGCTAATTGTTGCGCTAGGTACTGCGCATTGGTATTGACAATCTCACCCAGCAGTAACTCAGTACCAATACACAAGATCTCTGCGCTTAGGCTCATCAACACCTCTAAATTGGCAGCAGCTTAAGGAGAATGGGCCTTCTTCCAGGCCTCCCAGGCAATGTATCCCAGCAAAAGCGTTGCAACCGCAGCATAGGTGCCTCCAGCCGGAAAGTACGAGATTGCTAGCGCTAAGCTACCTACCCAGAGGGTCAGAGCGTAGATCAGCAGCACAATCAGGCGGTGGGAGAGACCTGCTTGGAGCAAGCGGTGGTGCAAATGGCGGTTATCAGCTTTAAAGGGCGACTTGCCCCGCCGTAGCCGATCCACTATGACCGTAGCCACATCCAGGATGGGGACCGCCAGGATCAAGTAGGGCAGCAGCACAGCAACTGTAGTCACCGCTTTAACTAGACCAATTACACCGACACCAGCCAAGGTAAAGCCGAGGTAGTAAGCACCACCATCCCCCATAAAAATCTTGGCTGGGCTGAAGTTGTAGCGCAAGAAACCAAGACAGCCGCCTGCCAATGCAGCGGCAATCAGTGCAGCTCCTGGCTGATCCATGAACAGGCTAACTACCAACATTACTACCGCGGCAATGCCTGATACACCTGCGGCTAGGCCATCCAGACCATCGATCATATTGATGGCATTGGTTATGCCCACTAGCCAAAGCACCGTGACCGGTAGACTTAGCCAGCCAATCTGCACGAGTCCCATAAAGGGAACTGTTAAAAAGTCAATTCGCACGCCAACAGCCCAAGCCATAGCTGCCACCCCGCACTCCAGCACTAGACGGGTGAACGCAGACAGGCTTATCAGATCGTCAGCCAGGCCAATTAGGAAGAATAATAGCCCCCCAATCGTGACCCCCCAGATTTCATATTCGTTGGGCTGGGACATTACGCCAAAGCCCCCCAGCACCCAAACTAATAACAGAGCTGCTAAACAGCTTAGGAAGATAGAAACACCTCCTAAGCGGACCATTGGGCGCTGGTGCAGTTTGCGAGGGTCCCCTGGCAGATCTACGATGCCATAGTGTCGGGCAACGGCATTGACAATTGGTGTGGTCAGAACCACAACCGCCATAGCCGTCATGAATGCAACCAGGTGAAAGGGGGGCATTGGGCTAATACAGCGTTCGCCAAGGAGTGATAAAGGACAACAGCACCT
Proteins encoded in this region:
- the aroQ gene encoding type II 3-dehydroquinate dehydratase, translating into MLQILVLHGPNLNLLGKREPEHYGSLTLAQIDALLEAEAKSLGVRLQCFQSNSEGTLVDAIHTALGQCQGILINPAAYTHTSVALRDAIAAVALPTVEVHLSNVYRREAFRHHSYIAPVAVGQISGFGAESYRLGLWALVAHLRAQPLLSPLDAGGGVHPASPKSK
- a CDS encoding glycosyltransferase family 4 protein: MPPFHLVAFMTAMAVVVLTTPIVNAVARHYGIVDLPGDPRKLHQRPMVRLGGVSIFLSCLAALLLVWVLGGFGVMSQPNEYEIWGVTIGGLLFFLIGLADDLISLSAFTRLVLECGVAAMAWAVGVRIDFLTVPFMGLVQIGWLSLPVTVLWLVGITNAINMIDGLDGLAAGVSGIAAVVMLVVSLFMDQPGAALIAAALAGGCLGFLRYNFSPAKIFMGDGGAYYLGFTLAGVGVIGLVKAVTTVAVLLPYLILAVPILDVATVIVDRLRRGKSPFKADNRHLHHRLLQAGLSHRLIVLLIYALTLWVGSLALAISYFPAGGTYAAVATLLLGYIAWEAWKKAHSP
- a CDS encoding competence/damage-inducible protein A, which translates into the protein MSLSAEILCIGTELLLGEIVNTNAQYLAQQLANLGIPHYYQTVVGDNPIRLKKALAIACERSQLIITTGGLGPTPDDLTTETLSDFFEAPLAERLEVWEDINQKFQLRGIVPSPSNRKQALLPVGAEILPNPVGNAPGMIWQPRTGLTILTFPGVPSELYAMWQETAIAYLRTQGWGQEIIYSRVLRFWGIGESALAERLEDLLKSANPSVAPYANLGEARLRLSARAPDQIVAQQLLEPIEQQIRARTGDYCYGVDDDSLASVVGNQLSNLGQTLGVAESCTGGLLGQMLTDVPGSSAYFRGGVISYDNQIKAELLNVSSADLESHGAVSAPVAAQMAQGARACTGSDWGLGITGIAGPGGGTPAKPVGLVYIGLAAPDGSVQTQEYQFGSSRERSWIRQVGACSALDLLRRKLLNVRANPDPG